The following DNA comes from Fibrobacter sp..
CAACGCGGCCTCCAACACCGACGAGTTCCTGGCGGCAGACGCAGGGGCCCGGGGCTTTGATTTTACGGCGGAAGAAACTATTTCCTCGGGCGGCTTGCTTGTGGACCTGTCTCGGGGTGAGCCCGTGGGTGTTTTTGATTTTGTGGGGTTTTCTGGGCAGAAACGCGGGCCGGCTGATGGTCCGAGAATCGGCGAGCCTCTGGAACGGACTGTCCGCGAAGTTTATTACATCGGTCGGGATACCGGCGTGAACGTGCTTGCCCAGGCGGGAATGGCTGCCGCCGAAAATCCGGAGGACCCTGTGGTGGCGGTGTCGTCTTACACGGCTACGGAGGAAATGTTCGAGCGGGCGGTAGAGATCTTGCGGCGCTCCGATGGCTTGCTGCTGGTGCTGAATCCCGACGCCTGGGCTCCGAAGATAGACGGCAGCCGGAGCGCCGTGTCCGGCACGCTGGCGGAACGCCTGCGGGTAGCCTCCGGCTGCAGGACCTGCTATTTGGGAAAGCCCTTCCCGGCCATCTGGGAAAAAGTCCGTCGTTCGCTCCCTTCGGGTGCGCGGGTGCTGATGATAGGCGATACCATCGGGACGGATGTTTATGGAGCAAAGATTGCAGGCTTTGATGCCGCCCTGGTGGTAGGGCGGAACGTACCTA
Coding sequences within:
- a CDS encoding HAD hydrolase-like protein, whose translation is MDLEETKIYKGYQSFMEPYLPEFGSGLRLGSRPELRSEPRQVTLSEILDGYDAFCFDGYGTLYNRGDFVYPGAMEWYHALRAAGKHLRLVTNAASNTDEFLAADAGARGFDFTAEETISSGGLLVDLSRGEPVGVFDFVGFSGQKRGPADGPRIGEPLERTVREVYYIGRDTGVNVLAQAGMAAAENPEDPVVAVSSYTATEEMFERAVEILRRSDGLLLVLNPDAWAPKIDGSRSAVSGTLAERLRVASGCRTCYLGKPFPAIWEKVRRSLPSGARVLMIGDTIGTDVYGAKIAGFDAALVVGRNVPTETLRDDEIALGVRPDYYLVPG